A DNA window from Drosophila biarmipes strain raj3 chromosome 2R, RU_DBia_V1.1, whole genome shotgun sequence contains the following coding sequences:
- the LOC108026554 gene encoding sodium/potassium-transporting ATPase subunit alpha has product MVLWLKKISKCGSWKCCRSRREEKVAEAVLQTENELWLEYYGPYLHIWPFHELCARLETNVSQGLTSVAAGQKLVRNGKNVLPLPLKQDVGFWKFVKNCFSVLGIVVLLCSIACFAVYYIFEINSTIHGQVDPEFLVAGIVLLVFFFLAGIVLHLQGDDHEEMVVAFDELMPMYCTVIRDGEKEVVLTQDVVVGDVVPISYGQRLPADLRFFSSSGLELNNVALTGHSKPVQITPLANEGRQRYSRVEYIKDA; this is encoded by the exons ATGGTGCTCTGGCTGAAAAAGATCTCGAAATGTGGGAGTTGGAAGTGCTGCCGCAGCCGGAGGGAGGAAAAGGTGGCGGAGGCAGTGCTCCAGACGGAGAACGAATTGTGGTTGGAGTACTACGGCCCGTATCTGCACATCTGGCCGTTTCACGAGCTCTGCGCCAGATTGGAGACGAATGTCTCCCAG GGTCTGACCTCCGTGGCGGCGGGGCAGAAGCTGGTCCGGAACGGGAAGAACGTCCTGCCACTTCCCCTCAAGCAGGACGTGGGCTTCTGGAAGTTCGTGAAGAACTGCTTCAGCGTTTTGGGCATCGTCGTACTCCTGTGCTCCATCGCCTGCTTTGCCGTATACTacatatttgaaattaactcgaCGATCCATGGCCAAGTGGATCCGGAGTTTCTGGTGGCGGGCATAGTGCTGCTCGTTTTCTTCTTTCTCGCAGGAATCGTGCTCCATCTTCAGGGCGATGACCACGAGGAAATGGTCGTGGCCTTCGATGAGCTGATGCCCATGTACTGCACGGTGATACGGGACGGGGAAAAGGAGGTAGTTCTCACCCAGGACGTGGTAGTCGGCGACGTGGTGCCCATCAGCTATGGTCAGCGGCTTCCTGCCGATTTGCGGTTCTTCAGCTCCTCGGGCCTGGAGCTCAACAACGTGGCGCTGACAGGACATTCGAAACCTGTGCAAATCACTCCTCTGGCGAACGAGGGACGCCAGCGGTACTCCCGAGTTGAGTACATAAAGGACGCCTAA
- the LOC108026818 gene encoding 5-oxoprolinase, giving the protein MSGNKYCFAIDRGGTFTDVLCICPGGKVRTMKLLSEDPERYSDAPREGIRRILKEETGEDLAASGLVDTSKIGWVRMGTTVATNALLERKGDPVALVVNSGFRDLLYIGNQARPKIFELNIRKPANLYKSVVEVDCRIVPEQADRCELDHSWKVLEGVAGTKYLEVRPVDEVAVRQALSVTREQGISSVSVVLAHSYACPEHELRVGAIARELGFSHVTLSHQAMPMCRVVARGYTACAEAYLTPHVDRYLASFKSGFDKQLEGVDVLFMQSDGGLTNMENFRGARAILSGPAGGVVGYALTGARETDLPLIGFDMGGTSTDVSRYAGTYEHVIESTTAGVTIQAPQLDINTVAAGGGSRLFFRSGIFVVGPESAGSHPGPACYKKGGPLTVTDANLILGRILPQFFPKIFGPKENEPLDHEIARSKFVELQTEINKYLKASGDNRVLSVEDVALGFIRVANETMCRPIRALTQSRGLDTANHVLSCFGGAGGQHACAIARNLGIAKVVVHKYAGILSAYGMALADVVQEVQEPNGLEFSDANAQQLKERLDALSQQCHDKLADQGFKRIELEPFLHLRYEGTDGALMVAPTTGKQSSASNPLLAAYGDFHATFLDRYRTEFGFVLQNRRIIVDDIRIRGLGKNETPPEPKIQGASEVTPPAEPNTRCRLYFDEGGFDAPIYLTKNLLAGHKIAGPAVLIDQLSTIVVEPECGVQVTPFGDLIMDVKTGGKHGINADLDPVHLSIFSHRFMSIAEQMGRVLQRTSISTNIKERLDFSCALFGPDGGLVSNAPHIPVHLGAMQETVQYQLRVRGKTLKNGDVILANHPSAGGSHLPDLTVITPVFYENHPRPVFFVASRGHHADIGGITPGSMPPHSTSLAQEGAAFKSFLIVENGLFQEQQIIQQLTTPTAAKGAVGTRNLSDNLSDLKAQIAANHKGIQLVAELIDSYGLDVVQAYMSHIQKNAELAVRDMLRQIGRDTLERTGSTVLAAKEFMDDGSPIALKVTIDAEQGSALCDFTGSGVEVWGNCNAPRAITLSALIYCLRCMVGHDVPLNQGCLAPIQVIIPKNSILDPSEGAAVVGGNVQTSQRIVDTVLKAFGVCAASQGCMNNITIGDETWGYYETVAGGAGAGPGWHGAGGVHTHMTNTRITDPEILELRYPMILKRFCLRTDGSGGRGQFNGGEGVERDLLFRKPVTLSVLTERRTLQPYGLAGGESGKSGRNLVVKRDGRVIALAGKTCIDVEAGDTFAMKTPGGGGYGPIEDFSKTGDGLSQENIKRYAERGTVFNYLQSQESA; this is encoded by the exons ATGTCGGGCAACAAGTACTGCTTCGCTATCGACCGCGGAGGCACTTTCACGGACGTACTGTGCATCTGTCCCGGCGGCAAAGTGCGCACCATGAAGCTGCTCTCCGAGGACCCGGAGAGGTACAGCGACGCCCCCCGCGAGGGCATCCGCCGGATCCTGAAGGAGGAGACGGGTGAGGACTTGGCAGCCAGTGGCTTGGTCGACACCTCGAAGATTGGCTGGGTCCGCATGGGCACCACCGTGGCCACCAATGCCCTGCTGGAGCGCAAGGGAGACCCAGTGGCTCTGGTGGTGAACAGTGGCTTCCGCGACCTGCTCTACATCGGCAACCAGGCCAGACCGAAGATCTTCGAACTCAACATACGCAAGCCAGCGAATCTTTACAAATCCGTAGTCGAGGTGGACTGCCGCATAGTTCCAGAGCAGGCGGATCGCTGCGAGCTGG ATCACAGCTGGAAGGTGCTGGAGGGCGTGGCCGGCACCAAGTATCTGGAGGTGAGACCCGTTGACGAGGTGGCGGTACGTCAGGCCCTCTCAGTCACCCGGGAGCAGGGTATCTCCTCGGTCTCCGTGGTCTTGGCCCACAGCTATGCCTGTCCGGAGCACGAACTCCGGGTGGGGGCTATCGCCCGGGAGCTGGGCTTCAGCCATGTGACGCTATCCCACCAGGCAATGCCCATGTGCAGGGTCGTGGCTCGAGGATACACGGCCTGTGCGGAGGCCTACCTGACTCCCCATGTGGACCGCTACCTGGCCAG TTTCAAATCCGGCTTTGACAAGCAGCTGGAGGGCGTGGATGTGCTCTTCATGCAGTCGGATGGAGGTCTGACCAATATGGAGAACTTCCGAGGGGCGCGAGCCATCCTTTCAGGACCTGCAGGAGGCGTTGTGGGGTACGCTCTGACGGGAGCCCGGGAAACTGATCTGCCCCTTATCGGTTTCGACATGGGCGGCACCTCGACCGATGTGTCCCGCTATGCCGGGACCTATGAGCACGTCATCGAGAGCACCACCGCGGGGGTTACCATCCAGGCTCCTCAGCTGGACATCAATACCGTGGCTGCGGGCGGTGGATCTCGGCTCTTCTTCCGCTCTGGCATTTTTGTGGTGGGTCCCGAGTCAGCAGGATCTCACCCGGGACCGGCGTGCTACAAGAAGGGAGGTCCACTGACGGTCACGGATGCCAACCTTATACTGGGACGCATTCTGCCGCAATTCTTCCCCAAGATCTTTGGTCCCAAGGAGAACGAACCGCTGGATCATGAGATCGCCAGGAGTAAATTCGTGGAGTTGCAGACGGAGATCAATAAATACCTGAAAGCCTCTGGCGACAACCGAGTTCTGAGTGTTGAGGACGTGGCTCTCGGTTTTATTCGAGTGGCCAACGAAACCATGTGCCGTCCGATTCGTGCGTTGACCCAATCCCGAGGACTGGACACAGCCAACCATGTGCTCTCTTGCTTTGGAGGAGCCGGTGGTCAGCATGCCTGCGCCATTGCGCGCAATCTGGGGATTGCCAAG GTTGTGGTCCACAAGTACGCTGGAATACTGTCTGCCTATGGAATGGCTCTGGCCGACGTGGTCCAGGAGGTCCAGGAACCAAATGGCCTGGAGTTCAGTGATGCGAATGCCCAGCAGCTGAAGGAGCGATTAGATGCCCTGTCCCAGCAGTGTCACGACAAGTTAGCTGATCAGGGATTCAAGCGGATCGAACTGGAGCCCTTCCTTCACCTACGCTACGAGGGCACCGATGGCGCCCTAATGGTGGCCCCGACAACTGGAAAGCAGTCCTCCGCTTCGAATCCGTTGTTGGCGGCCTACGGGGACTTCCATGCCACCTTCCTGGATCGCTATCGCACAGAGTTTGGATTCGTATTGCAAAATAGACGCATTATTGTGGACGACATTCGCATTCGAGGATTGGGCAAGAACGAGACACCACCTGAGCCCAAGATTCAGGGTGCTTCCGAAGTGACACCGCCAGCGGAGCCTAATACCCGGTGTCGTCTCTACTTCGATGAAGGTGGCTTTGATGCTCCGATTTACCTGACCAAGAACCTCCTGGCCGGACACAAGATCGCCGGACCCGCTGTCCTCATTGATCAGCTCTCGACCATCGTCGTGGAACCGGAGTGTGGTGTCCAAGTTACCCCATTCGGAGACCTCATTATGGACGTGAAGACGGGCGGCAAACATGGCATCAACGCGGACCTGGATCCAGTGCATCTGAGCATCTTCAGCCACCGTTTCATGAGCATCGCCGAGCAAATGGGCAGGGTGCTCCAACGCACTTCGATTTCCACCAACATCAAGGAGCGCCTGGACTTTTCCTGTGCCCTTTTTGGACCCGATGGCGGCCTGGTCAGCAATGCCCCCCACATTCCCGTTCACCTGGGCGCCATGCAGGAGACCGTCCAGTATCAGTTGAGGGTGCGTGGGAAGACCTTGAAGAACGGCGATGTCATCCTGGCCAACCATCCCTCTGCAGGGGGATCTCACTTGCCCGATTTGACGGTCATTACTCCAGTTTTTTATGA GAACCACCCTCGACCCGTTTTCTTTGTGGCCTCCCGTGGTCACCATGCTGATATCGGTGGCATAACTCCGGGATCCATGCCCCCGCACTCCACCTCGCTGGCCCAGGAGGGCGCTGCCTTCAAGTCATTCCTGATCGTAGAGAATGGGCTTTTCCAGGAGCAGCAGATCATCCAGCAGCTGACCACGCCTACGGCCGCAAAGGGGGCTGTGGGCACTCGCAACCTGAGCGACAACCTGTCGGATCTGAAGGCCCAGATCGCAGCCAACCACAAGGGCATCCAGCTGGTGGCGGAGCTGATCGATAGCTATGGCTTGGACGTGGTGCAGGCCTACATGTCGCACATTCAGAAGAACGCCGAGTTGGCCGTTCGCGATATGCTGCGCCAGATTGGTCGGGATACGCTGGAGCGCACGGGATCCACGGTGCTGGCGGCGAAGGAGTTCATGGACGACGGCTCGCCCATCGCCCTCAAGGTGACCATCGACGCAGAGCAGGGATCTGCATTGTGCGATTTCACTGGTTCGGGAGTGGAAGTGTGGGGCAACTGCAATGCCCCCAGGGCAATCACCTTGTCCGCCCTTATCTACTGCCTGCGCTGCATGGTGGGCCATGATGTTCCCCTCAACCAGGGCTGCCTGGCCCCTATCCAGGTGATTATTCCGAAAAACTCCATTCTTGATCCCTCTGAGGGAGCCGCCGTGGTAGGTGGCAACGTGCAGACATCGCAGCGCATCGTGGACACGGTGCTGAAGGCTTTCGGAGTGTGCGCCGCCTCGCAGGGATGCATGAACAACATTACCATCGGGGACGAGACCTGGGGATACTATGAGACCGTGGCCGGAGGAGCAGGCGCTGGCCCCGGCTGGCATGGAGCCGGTGGAGTGCACACCCACATGACGAACACCCGCATCACTGACCCGGAAATCCTGGAGCTGCGCTATCCCATGATCTTGAAGAGATTCTGCCTGCGCACCGATGGCTCCGGCGGAAGAGGGCAGTTCAACGGAGGCGAGGGCGTGGAGCGGGATCTGCTTTTCCGCAAACCTGTAACCCTGTCCGTTCTGACGGAGCGACGAACCCTTCAGCCCTACGGTCTCGCTGGCGGCGAGTCGGGCAAGAGTGGACGCAATCTGGTGGTCAAGCGGGATGGTCGAGTAATCGCTTTGGCAGGCAAGACCTGCATCGACGTGGAAGCCGGA GACACTTTTGCCATGAAAACTCCAGGCGGTGGCGGGTATGGACCGATTGAAGACTTTTCTAAAACCGGAGATGGCTTGAGCCAGGAAAACATTAAGCGTTACGCAGAGCGCGGCACTGTTTTCAATTACCTCCAGTCCCAGGAATCcgcataa